The proteins below are encoded in one region of Sinorhizobium meliloti:
- a CDS encoding NADPH:quinone reductase: MRAAWYEKNGAARDVLEVGGLPDPLPGPGEVRVRIHASGVNPSDVKARAGRPLIAPRMIPHSDGAGIIDAVGTGVAGERIGERVWTWNAAWRRSNGTAAEYVVLPQDQAVHLPDNVSFEEGACLGIPALTALRAVTTDGGVFGKTVLVTGGAGAVGAYAIQFARLYGAACIITTVSSSEKAEICTRLGADHTVNYRTEEVVDRIGGITHGRGVDRVIEVDAATNVAMLPCIIARDGLCVIYGSSKPVVSFEFFPMILAGAAARFFIVYEMSPEARTETVSALQGQLASGLLRHHIAGTYALDDIAAAHEAVESGKTIGNVVVSLGQ, translated from the coding sequence ATGAGAGCTGCATGGTACGAGAAGAATGGCGCCGCCCGCGATGTCCTTGAGGTCGGCGGGCTTCCCGACCCGCTTCCCGGCCCAGGAGAGGTCCGCGTCCGCATACATGCGTCCGGCGTCAATCCGTCCGATGTGAAGGCGCGGGCGGGACGGCCGCTCATTGCCCCGCGAATGATCCCGCACAGTGATGGCGCAGGCATTATCGACGCCGTGGGAACGGGCGTCGCAGGCGAGCGCATCGGCGAGCGGGTATGGACCTGGAATGCCGCCTGGCGACGTTCGAACGGTACGGCTGCCGAATATGTCGTCCTTCCACAGGATCAGGCGGTTCACCTGCCCGATAACGTATCTTTCGAGGAGGGCGCCTGCCTCGGCATTCCGGCGCTGACGGCACTTCGCGCGGTGACCACGGACGGAGGCGTATTCGGAAAAACCGTGCTGGTGACCGGAGGCGCGGGCGCAGTCGGCGCTTACGCCATTCAGTTCGCGAGGCTTTATGGCGCGGCGTGTATCATCACGACCGTCAGTTCGTCGGAAAAGGCCGAAATCTGCACGAGGCTCGGAGCCGACCACACGGTCAACTACAGAACGGAAGAGGTCGTCGACCGGATAGGGGGCATTACCCACGGGCGCGGCGTCGACCGAGTCATAGAGGTGGACGCCGCCACGAATGTCGCGATGCTGCCATGCATCATAGCGCGGGACGGTCTTTGCGTGATCTACGGTTCCAGTAAGCCCGTAGTCTCATTCGAGTTCTTTCCGATGATACTCGCCGGCGCTGCGGCGCGGTTCTTCATCGTCTATGAGATGTCGCCGGAAGCGCGCACCGAGACCGTCAGCGCGCTTCAAGGGCAGCTCGCATCCGGGCTTCTCAGGCATCATATCGCCGGAACATACGCGCTGGACGACATCGCCGCGGCCCACGAGGCGGTCGAAAGCGGAAAAACCATCGGCAACGTCGTCGTTTCTCTCGGTCAGTAG
- a CDS encoding sensor domain-containing diguanylate cyclase — protein sequence MGQAVRMPTNERQRLLAVRSLNSIGSAPTPELATLAELAKGIFDVSYAAINIIDEDWQRIAGQAGFRIGECSREMSICTRVVFADELLIVPDLAEDRELKTRPYVVGSPHFRFYAGTPVYLENLPVGSFCILDVRPRHLSDGQAQNLRRFAAVASALLSLQKANLVMGLAHNQLQNAAITDPLTGLFNRSALSSIVDGALHNAIAAGQTFGALYLDMDGFKAINDELGHHAGDEVLYEAANRIRSVIRAGDIAIRMGGDEFAVFIPNPPNAPALAAVSQRLVAAFREPFQVDGKAVLARISIGGALAPLNGQRRAELLNSCDKALYSAKRDGRDRFVILDALRRQRQ from the coding sequence ATGGGACAAGCCGTACGAATGCCCACGAACGAACGTCAAAGGTTGCTCGCAGTCCGTTCGCTCAATTCAATCGGCAGCGCTCCCACGCCCGAACTCGCGACCCTGGCCGAGCTTGCCAAAGGCATCTTCGACGTTTCTTACGCCGCCATCAACATCATCGACGAAGACTGGCAGCGGATCGCCGGTCAGGCGGGCTTCAGGATCGGCGAATGCTCGCGCGAGATGTCCATATGCACGCGGGTCGTCTTCGCAGACGAACTCCTCATTGTCCCGGACCTGGCGGAAGACCGTGAGCTGAAGACGAGACCATATGTGGTCGGAAGCCCGCACTTCCGCTTTTACGCCGGCACGCCCGTCTATCTCGAGAACCTGCCCGTCGGCAGCTTCTGCATCCTCGATGTCCGGCCCAGGCATCTTTCCGACGGGCAGGCGCAGAACCTGCGCCGATTTGCGGCTGTCGCCAGTGCGCTTTTGAGCTTGCAGAAGGCAAATCTCGTGATGGGGCTCGCCCATAACCAACTACAGAATGCGGCCATTACCGATCCGTTGACCGGCCTGTTCAACCGCTCGGCCCTGTCGTCGATCGTCGACGGGGCTCTCCACAACGCCATCGCCGCGGGTCAGACCTTCGGCGCTCTTTATCTCGACATGGATGGTTTCAAAGCGATCAACGACGAGCTTGGCCATCACGCCGGCGACGAGGTTTTGTACGAAGCCGCCAACCGAATTCGCTCGGTCATCAGAGCAGGCGATATCGCGATCCGCATGGGCGGCGACGAATTCGCCGTTTTCATTCCAAATCCGCCCAACGCACCGGCCCTGGCAGCGGTCTCGCAGCGGCTGGTAGCGGCCTTTCGCGAACCCTTCCAGGTCGACGGCAAGGCGGTCCTTGCACGCATCAGCATCGGCGGCGCCCTTGCCCCGCTCAACGGGCAGCGACGAGCGGAGCTGCTGAACAGCTGCGACAAGGCTCTCTACTCGGCAAAGCGTGACGGCCGCGACCGGTTCGTCATCCTCGACGCCTTACGGAGACAACGACAATGA